A genomic region of Arachis hypogaea cultivar Tifrunner chromosome 5, arahy.Tifrunner.gnm2.J5K5, whole genome shotgun sequence contains the following coding sequences:
- the LOC112801117 gene encoding polygalacturonase 1 beta-like protein 3 encodes MNKQLNFRWLFILILFLSTSPFLLSVSSDANGGGGATNPFTPKASLLRYWDKEIRNNVPKPNFLLSKASPLTAVDAAAFSKLAGSGGGIALSTRLPEFCAAANLLCFPDLGASLEKHDKDANFAGYGDKNFTNYGTSRPGGSDAFKKYSDDANIPVNDFRRYGRDSAGHSESFSSYATDGNVVDQSFHTYGSSAAGGGGDFRGYASGVNVPNLGFTSYSDHATGRTQSFNSYSENGNAGQQSFTSYGKNGNKPENTFTGYGTESNVVGSRFSNYAETANAGNDTFKGYGVNMNNPTNTFSNYASGGNGAVESFTTYREQSNVGADSFTSYAKGTNAAKVEFSNYGKSFNEGTDTFSGYGKGSTGKTEVGFTGYGVNNTFKDYTKDGMSFARYTNVSSGSGLGSSLVKTKDSGISGSLVNKWVEPGKFFREKMIKEGTVMPIPDIRDKMPKRSFLPRTILSKLPFSTSKIPELKQIFKASDNGSMEKMMRESLQECERVPSPGETKRCVGSMEDMIDFATSVLGRNVAVRSTLNVNGSKKNVLVGKVIGINGGRVTQSVSCHQSLFPYLLYYCHSVPKVRVYEADLLDPKSKDKVNHGVAICHLDTSAWSPTHGAFLSLGSGPGRIEVCHWIFENDMTWTIAD; translated from the exons atgaacaaacaactcaatttccgcTGGCTCTTTATCCTAATCCTCTTCTTATCAACATCACCATTTCTTCTCAGT GTTTCCTCCGACGCGAACGGCGGAGGCGGCGCCACCAACCCATTCACCCCGAAGGCCTCTCTGCTTCGCTATTGGGACAAGGAGATCCGCAACAACGTCCCGAAGCCAAACTTCCTCCTCTCAAAGGCGTCCCCGTTAACCGCCGTAGACGCAGCCGCATTCTCAAAACTCGCCGGCTCCGGAGGCGGAATCGCACTCTCCACGCGCCTCCCGGAGTTCTGTGCCGCCGCGAACCTCCTCTGCTTCCCGGACCTTGGAGCCTCGCTGGAGAAGCACGACAAGGACGCCAACTTCGCCGGCTACGGAGACAAGAACTTCACCAACTACGGAACGAGTCGACCCGGTGGTTCCGACGCGTTCAAGAAGTACTCCGACGACGCCAACATCCCCGTCAACGACTTCCGCCGCTACGGCCGCGACTCTGCCGGCCATTCCGAGAGTTTCAGCAGCTACGCCACCGACGGCAATGTTGTCGACCAATCCTTCCACACCTACGGCTCCAGCGCCGCAGGAGGAGGCGGCGATTTCCGCGGCTATGCCTCCGGTGTCAACGTCCCTAACCTGGGGTTCACATCCTACTCTGATCACGCCACCGGAAGAACCCAATCCTTCAATTCATACTCAGAAAACGGCAATGCTGGACAACAATCCTTCACCTCTTATGGCAAAAACGGGAACAAACCCGAGAACACGTTCACAGGGTACGGAACTGAGTCCAACGTTGTCGGGTCCAGGTTCTCTAACTATGCTGAAACCGCCAACGCCGGCAACGACACGTTCAAAGGGTACGGCGTGAATATGAACAACCCAACCAACACTTTCTCAAACTACGCCAGCGGCGGAAACGGCGCCGTGGAGAGCTTCACCACCTACAGAGAGCAATCCAATGTGGGTGCAGATTCTTTCACCTCTTACGCCAAAGGCACCAACGCCGCCAAAGTGGAGTTCAGCAACTACGGAAAATCGTTCAACGAAGGAACTGACACGTTCTCAGGCTACGGAAAAGGTTCCACCGGAAAAACCGAGGTTGGGTTCACTGGCTATGGAGTCAACAACACCTTCAAGGATTACACAAAAGACGGAATGTCATTCGCGAGGTACACAAATGTGAGTTCTGGTTCTGGTTTGGGTTCTTCTCTAGTGAAAACGAAGGATTCTGGTATCAGTGGCAGTTTGGTAAATAAGTGGGTAGAACCGGGCAAATTCTTCAGAGAGAAGATGATAAAAGAAGGTACCGTGATGCCCATCCCTGACATTAGGGATAAAATGCCTAAAAGGTCGTTTTTGCCCCGGACCATATTGTCGAAACTACCCTTCTCTACTTCTAAGATCCCTGAACTGAAGCAGATTTTCAAAGCCTCAGACAACGGTtccatggagaagatgatgagaGAGTCATTGCAAGAGTGCGAGAGGGTCCCATCGCCCGGGGAAACGAAACGGTGCGTTGGATCGATGGAGGACATGATCGACTTTGCAACTTCGGTTTTGGGTCGGAACGTTGCGGTTCGGTCAACCCTGAACGTAAACGGGTCGAAGAAGAATGTGTTGGTGGGTAAGGTTATTGGGATCAATGGTGGAAGGGTCACGCAGTCTGTGTCGTGTCATCaaagtttgtttccttatttgttGTATTATTGTCATTCGGTTCCGAAGGTCCGGGTTTACGAAGCGGATCTACTTGACCCGAAAAGTAAGGATAAGGTTAACCACGGTGTTGCTATTTGTCACTTGGATACCTCGGCTTGGAGCCCCACTCATGGTGCATTCCTTTCTCTTGGGTCGGGTCCGGGTCGGATTGAAGTTTGTCATTGGATCTTTGAGAATGACATGACTTGGACCATTGCTGATTGA